CCTTGGGCAACACGATATGGTGTGGGACCGTGTGCCTACCCGCTGGGAGATCGCTCCGTATACGGGCAATGGCAACGTGGGCTTTCTATTCTATCAACCCAAGGAAGCGGCGAGTAATGTGATTTCGCTCTATGTGGGGCGTCATGATTATTATGATCATCGCTTGCCGTATGAGGGCAATGACCTGCTTTGGATTTATCGTGGTCGTTTGCCGCTCGGGCATTTTAATTTAGAATCCAAAGGCGATATCATCGATGTCAACATGCGTCTCGATTTGTGGGATGCTGAGCTGGCGGGTGAAATTACCACAACTGAGGGCACGTATTCGATTCTTGGACTCTCGCACAGTGAGACGGATGTCATCTTTTTCGAAACCGATGCACAGGGCGGAGAGTCGATCACTATTTCATGGCATCCGGAAGTTCCGTATGCATCCGTGCGCAAGACGCTCGATGGCGGCGGTGGCCCCAAAGGTGGGAGTTGGGATAAAATGAGGAATGCGCCGTATCCGCTGCCTCCTGAACCAGTTTGGGGCAAAGGCAATCAGATGGAGTTTTGTAAGCAGGTGCTAGTCGATGGCCGTGGTGAGACGACGACTGGTTGGGATATCCGTGGTGACTCGTCGGGTAAACAGCGCATGATTGCCAGCATTCACCATAGTTTTCCTGAAAGTGACAGCTTGGAGATAGTGACTGAGAATTTAATCGTCGCTCGCGAATTGTTTGCCGCAGGCCAGTTCTTCTCATCGCATCAACAATGGTGGCATGATTACTACCCGCTGAGTTTTTTGACGATCAACGACGCCGAGAAGGAAGCCTTTTATTGGATTCAAATGTATAAGCTCGGCTCAGCGATGCGTGAGAATGGGCCGATCCTCGATTTGATGGGGCCATGGTATCATAAGACTTTCTGGCCGATGGTGTGGGGCGACCTTAATGTGCAGTTGCAGTATTGGACACATTTAACTTCCAACCGCTTATTGGTGGGTGAATCCTTGCCGAACAATTTGGATAAGTATACCAGCAACATGCTGCAGAATGTGCCGGATCACTGGGAAGATAGTGTTTCGATCTCAACCTGTTTCCCACAAGATATGCTGGGTAAAAGCGGTGGCGGCGTGCCTGACATGATTGCGTGGATTATGCATAACTATTGGTTGCATTGTGAATATGCGGGTGACCGCGAACGGATGCGTGATGGTGTGTTCCCGCTACTGCGTAAGGTTGGGAATAGCTACCTGAACTATTTAAAAGACAATCCAGTGGTATCCGAGGATGGCACGATTCATATCAAGCATAGTTGGTCGCCTGAGTATCCCGGAGGGCGCGGGCAGGATGTGAACTTTACCATTGGTCTCATGAACTGGACGTTTCAAACGCTACAGGATTTGAATGCCGAGTTTGGCTTAAACGATCCGTTGCAGTCCACATGGCAGAATGTGACTGATAACTTGGTCGACTACCAAATTGACGAGAATGGGCTACGCATTGGTAAAGATATACCGTTCGATAAACCACACCGGCACTACTCGCATCTGCTGCCGATGTATCCGCTGGCACTTATTACGCCCGAGGATGAGGACGACGCTGCGATGCTGCGCAAGACGCTCGATCATTGGCTTTATGTTTCGCTGAATCTAGAGAAGAAAGACAGCGCGATGTCGGTGACCGGCTACACCGCAACGGGTGCTGCCTCTATGTATGCCACACTTGGTGATGCAGAGCAGGCTTACTACTATTTGGATTTCTTAATTAAGCATAAGAATGTGTCCTCGACGACCATGTATGCCGAGGGCAATCCCGTGATCGAGAGCCCGTTGTCGTTTGCCACTGCACTGCACGATATGCTGCTGCAGAGCTGGGGCGGTAAGATCCGAGTCTTTCCTGGCACTCCGGAGTTGTGGGGCGATGTCGCGTTTGACCAGCTGCGCACACAAGGTGCATTCCTTGTCAGCGCGAAGCGTAAGGGTGGGGTGACACAGTTTGTTACACTTGAGAGCCTCATTGGGTCTCCCTGTCAGGTGAAGACCGACGTCGCGAACCCAAAGGTCTATATCGATGGTGTATTGGCTCGTTCCAGCCAGATCAAGCAAATGGCAGACGGCTTCATCGCAATCGATTTGAAGCAGGGGCAGACCGCGACGCTCGTGCCGGTCGCTCTCGATCAGGCGGATCTCACGATCGAGCCTATTTCCGTGCCGGAGGCTGATTTGAATATCTTCGGCCTGAATGCGAAGTCGGCAGATCGCATTCCTGGGCATGACTATTATATCAAAAAAGGGGGAAGCCGAGCAAAGTCAGGTTCATCGGCTTCGATGCAACCATCCACGAAAGCCTATCCGCTTTCGACAACTTCCAAGGCACGCTATGTCCGCATTGAGCTCCCTGGTGATGCCCGCGTGTTATCACTTGCCGAGGTCGAGGTTATTGCTGGAGGGAAGAATGTGGCGCTTCATCAATCTGCGACACAATCCAGCACGAGCGCAGGAGGGGACGCAGACCGAGCCGTCGACGGCAATGTCGATGGCGATTACAATAACAAATCAGTGACACATACATCTGAGTCGACGAATCCCTGGTGGGAGGTGGATCTTGGTGGTGTGGTTCGGGTCGAGCAGTTGAATATCTATAACAGGAGGGGGAATTCGGATCGCCTCGAAGGCTTTTCGGTCACTCTTCTAGATGCGCAACGGCAGCCCGTCTTTAGCCAAGCGCAGGTTCCAGAATGCGCGGTGATCCAGTTTAAATAATACCACGCTGTGTCATCTTTCGTTCTGTGTTTGGTATTATTTAGCTCCTCCCTCAGCCACCGAGCCTCAGCAAAGACTGCGGCATCAAGGATGCTAATCGACGCTGCGAGACACGTAAATACGCGATATTGAAAATGAAATTTCATGTTACGGTATTTGTATCTTCATGAAATCATCTTACCTCACCTTTCTTTCACTGTGTGTTGCTTCGTTGCTATTTGGAGGCGATAAACCAAACATCGTTTTCATCCTCGCCGATGATATGGGCTATGGTGATGTGCAGGTGCTCAACCCTGAGCGTTGCAAGATCCCGACCCCAAATATAAACGCTTTAGCTAAAGGCGGGATGATCTTCACCGACGCACATACGAGCTCTTCGGTTTGCACGCCTGCTCGATATGGCTTGATGACCGGTCGCTACAATTGGCGTAGTAAAATGCAGCGCGGTGTGCTCAATGGTTATGGTAAGCCCTTGATCCCCGCGACCCGAACGACGGTGGCAAGCTTGCTGAAAGCGCAGGGCTATAATACCACAATGATTGGCAAGTGGCACCTCGGATTGAACATGCCGACCATCGAGAACAAGCCATTGAATCAAAAAGGGCTGACGAATATTGACTGGAGTGGCACGATCGCAGAGGGCCCATACAATCTAGGCTTCGACTATTACTTTGGAATCGCCGCCTCGCTCGATATGCCGCCTTACATTTATATTGAGAATGATGAATTCGTGGGCGAAGCCACGACGCTGAAAGCCTTTAAGCGCAAAGGAGCCGCACAGGCAGGTTTCGAGGCGGTTAATGTCTTAGATGATCTGGCAGATAAAGCGGTTGAGTTTATTCACAGTCAGGATGCTGCAACGCCGTTTTTCGCCTACATCGCGCTGCCATCGCCACATACACCCATTGTGCCGACTCTGAAGTGGCAGGGCAAAAGTGAGCTAGGTGCCTATGGGGATTTTATGATGCAGACGGATGCGTTTGTGGGCGCGATTATGAATGCCATCGAGGCGGCTGGGTTGACCGAAAATACCATTCTTATTGTTACCAGTGATAATGGTTGCTCTAAGGCTGCTAGGATTGAGAGACTGCAAGCGAAGGGGCACTTCCCCAGTGCTGGGTTTCGAGGGTCCAAGTCGGACCTGTGGGATGGCGGGCATCGCGTGCCGTTTATTGTTCGTTGGCCCGCCTCGGTTGAAGCCGGAGCGACTTCGGGTGAGTTAATTTGCCTAACCGATGTGTTGGCGACCTTTGCTGATTTGACGGTGAGTGAAGTTCCGGAAAATGCTGGTGAAGACAGTGTGAGCTTTTTACCCGCGCTTTATGGCAAAGAAATACAGAGCACGCGGAAGGGGATCATTCATCATTCCATTTCAGGGCACTTCGCTTATCGTGAGGGGAAATGGAAACTGCTGCTTGCTAAAGGATCTGGTGGGTGGACGTCACCGACTGAGACAGAAGCTTCGGGGGAGAGTGTCATGGGCCAACTCTACGACCTAGAGTCAGATCCAGGTGAAACAACAAATCTATATGATTCACAGCCTGAAGTGGTCGAGCGACTCTTGGCTCAATTGACGACTTATGTGGAAGCAGGGCGCAGCACCGAAGGTCCCCCATCCAGTAATGATGTAGAAGCGATCAAAATTTGGAAATAATACAGGGCGCTCTTGTGATCTTTAATCGGTCTATGATCTCATCGATCGTAATTATCCACTAGCCATCGATTGCGATCAAAGTTCAACGTCTGTGGATTTTCGAGGTGCGTCACTTTATGCAGCTTGAGGTCGCAAAATTGATTATCGAGGGTTCTGCATATGCGGGGAAACCTAGGGCTGTCAGCTTGTTTGAGGGGCAGGAAGATCGTTGCGCTTAAGCGGGCGTTTCGTATGCAGAATATTGTAATAAACGGTTTGGGCAAACGGGGAACGGGCTGCAAGTTGATTCAAAATGGTTCTTCGGTTCAATTAGAGATCATTTGAAACAAGCCTATCGGCCTGTTGTCGCTTCCGCGTGTGACTAATACCAAGCACTGACTCAAGCTAGTAAAATTTTAACCGCAAAGATCGTGTAGTGCGCTGGGGAGGCCTAGGTGAAATACTCTGCGTCAGCTCTCTACTCTACCGATCTCTAGAGTAGCGGGCGGTCTACGGATACAGCGGAAAAGTGTTCACAGTAGTCTTCCATCGGAAGGCTACATGCTACCAGGTAATGTCAAAGGATGGTATGAGCCTGTTGGACCTAAATACGGCAGTAGGCTTAGGTTCAACTCATTTATTAGGGTTGAACTTGAGTTTATCAGGAAATTGCCTGTTAATAGTAACAAATTGCTTGATTTTTCATTAACTTGAGCTATTTTGATGGCTGTTCTCTTACCCCTCCCATGAAGAATATACGAAAAAACTCCGCTTTTACCTTAATTGAACTCCTAACTGTCATTGCGATTGTAGCGATTTTGGCTGCGATCTTGATTCCAGCAGTGGGCCGGGTCAGAGAGAATGCCAATCAAGCGAAGTGTGTCAGTAATTTGCGGCAACTGGCGACTGCGGCAAATATGTATGCGGCAGAGAATCATGGAAACTTCCCTGCGCTAAATGCAGAGACCGAAGATAAGCCACAGGTTCCTTGGTTTACACAGTTACGTAAATATATCGACATCGAAGATTCGAATGAGCCGATCGAGTTGATCAACTGCCCTGCCAGTGAGCATTACATGGAAGTTGATGGAACTAGGAGAGTCACGCACGCGTATGGCTGGAATTCGAAGCTGATCCCAGATACGCGAACGAAAAGTAATGGAACCAAGCCAGCCCCGTATAAAACGTTGAATGTGAAGCGCCCAAGTGAAACGATTATGATCGCCGATGCCGGCCAGCGGTATCCAAGCGGCTGGGGTTTCGGATATTTCGCAATTAGTAGATCGTATAATGCCGCGACTGCCGAAAGCGTATTACCAGATGGTTCCTTTACGGGCTATGGCGCTTCGAGCTCGAATCCATCTTTCAGCACACGACATGGAGGCCGAGGGAATGCTGCCTTCGTCGATGGACATGTTGAGTCCTTTGCTTGGGGGGAAATCAAAGAGAAGCACGTTTATATTGAAGATTGAGAACTCAGTGCTGCGAATATAATTTTCAAATTCGCGTATTTACGTGATAGGCAATTCGTCTGGATGTGTTAGTATGTAGCAGATTTAGTTTTTAGGGATGTATAATTAGGTTATATATTAGGGTTAAGGTCGCATCTATAGGGGGTGCGGCCTTTTTCGTCTGCAGTGGCAATTCGTAGGCCATGCAGTATGCAAATTTGAATGCGCTGGAACGGTCGACCGCAGTTCGAACGACTGTAATACCTCTCCTTTAGTTGTGTTATTCGCACACCACTAATTCTCATTTAGGTCCGTATTTTATAAAGTATAAAGCTATATTCAGCAGCTAGCAGCAAGGAGTCAGACGGAGGTCTGCTTCCTAACTTTTAACTACTCTTTTAAGGATAAAGCGAATTCTCACGCATTTGCGTGATAGTTAATTTCTGTATATCTGATAGTCTTGATTCGTTGTCGGTTTATGAGAGCTGGTTGTTCAATAATTCACTTTAATCAGCCCAAACAAATGCATCTTAATTAGGTGCAACTGGCACTTAACACTCACTGTTTTACGATGCGATTACATCATTCTATTTATACTCTCTTGTTGCTGTCGATGGGCTGCCATGTTTTGGCTGCCTCTGGTTCGAAGTCAGACATCAAGCGCTCGGCCGAGGATCGTCCCAATCTGATCTTCATATTTGCCGATGACTGGGGCTATGGCGATTTAGGCATACACGGCAGCACTTTTTGTGAAACGCCGCGCTTGGATCAAATGGCGGCGGAAGGCACTGACTTTCAGAATTTTACGGTGAACCATCCCGTGTGCTCCCCCAGCCGCACGGCGGTCATGACGGGCCAGTTTCCTGCTAGGCACTCGGTGCATCAACACTTTGCTTCTACGGAGCATCATGAGCGCGCAGGCATGCCCGACTGGTTGGATCCGAAGGCTCCGATGTTGCCGCGTATGCTAAAGGAAGCAGGCTATGCGACGGCTCACTTCGGGAAATGGCATCTATCCAATGACCATATCTCGGACGCTCCCATGCCTCCACAATACGGTTATGATGAATTTGGAGCCTTTAATTTACCCAGTAATGCTCCTGAGCAGATGCCTACGACGTCGACCATTCCCAGGGCAATCGATTTCATTCAACGCCATCAAGACGAGCCGTTCTTTATCAATCTGTGGATTCATGAGACGCACACGCCGCACTATCCTTTGCCGCAGTATTTAGAGCAGTTCGAAACCTTGGATGAGCAGCAGCAAGTCTATGCGGCGATCGTAGCAGAAGGGGATGCAGGAGTTGGCCGTATCTTGGACACACTCAATGATCTAGGCCTCGATGAAAATACGCTGGTCATCTTTTCATCAGATAATGGTCCGGAGTGGACTGGTAGTAAAAAGGAAGTCGATGATACATCAACAGGGCCGGGCTTAGGCTCTTATTACTCTGTTGGCGAATCCGGCGGACTAAAGGGGAAGAAGCGTTCGTTGTATGCGGGTGGTATTCGTGTGCCTTTCATTGCGCATTGGCCAGGCGTCATTCCCGCAGGACGTGTGGATCGTGACTCTGTGCTTACGGCCGTCGATATCTTGCCAACTTTTACCGAGCTAGCCCAAGTAGCTTTGCCTGATGGATATGAGCCGGATGGAGTGAGCATGGTGTCTGCGCTCAAGGGCGATGCTTTTACGCGCAACCTGCCGATTTTTTGGGAATGGAGACCCGCTCGCGAGAATCCGATAGTTTGGCCGCACCTGGGGATACGTGAGGGGGATTGGAAGTTGCTTTATAACGAGTCGCTAGGGAAAGCAGAACTTTATAATATTAAAAATGATTGGGCAGAGGAAACAGATCTTTCGAGTCAGTATCCAGAAGTGGTGGCAGCCCTAGAAAAGAAGTTACAGCAGTGGCAGGAAACGATTCCGACTGAGCCTCCTGCTGATTGTTTTTCGAGTGATCACTAAATAGTGTCCGAATTTTAAGTTTATTAGATTATGTTATTAAAGAAAATTACTTTAGCAGGTCTTTGCAGTGCAGCGTTGGTATCTAGCGCGGTTGGGCAGGGAATGGATGAGATGTGGGGCCAGGAAGTGGTCAAGCTACGCGCTGAAAATGCCGAACGTGGTCAGCTCTTCGATGAGGGCAACTACGCGATGTTTATCCATTGGGGGCTGTATTCACAGTTGGCAAACAAGGTAGATGGTCAGACCTATTATGGAATCGGTGAGTGGATTATGCACGACCGCATGGCCGGTATTGAGAATGAGACCTATAAAGAGTTGGCGGGCACTTTTAACCCGGTGAACTTTGATGCGCAGGCCATTGCGCAATTGGCCAAGGACGCCGGAATGAAGTATGTCGTGATCACGAGTAAGCATCATGACGGATTTGCCATGTATGACTCGGATTCGAGTGACTTCAACATCGTTGATGCAACGCCTTGGGCGAAGGATCCGATGCATGAACTGGCAGATGCATGCCGAGAACTTGGCTTAGGGTTTGGCTTTTACTACTCGCATAATCAGGACTGGACGACTCCAGGCGCAAAAGGTGGTCCAAAGAACGCTGATGGGTCTGTTGCTACATTTAAGGACTATTTCTATGCAAAGTGTCTGCCTCAGGTGGAGGAGATCACCAGTCAGTATGGCCCGATTGAAATCGTCTGGTTTGATACACCTGGAAACATGCCGAAGCAATATGTCGAAGAATTGATCGAGGTGGTTCATAAGAATCAGCCGAATGCACTGGTTGCTGGTCGTGCGGGTCATGGCCTCGGAGACTATCAGTGTCTCGGGGACATGGAAGTGCCACTACGCAATGTCGCTGGTATGTGGGAGAGTGTTGATACGACCAATGATTCATGGGCCTTTGCGTGGTATGATGAAAATTGGAAGAGCCCGACTGAAATCCTTAAGCGTGTGATTGGCACGGTTGCCCGTGGTGGCACTTATATGCTGAACATTGGCCCGCGTGGTGATGGTTCCGTTCCTGAGCGTGCGGCACATTCGCTTCGGGTATCGGGCGAGTGGATACAAAGCTATCCGCAAGCAGTTTATGGGGTCGATGCGTCTCCGTGGGAGCATGCTTTACCGTGGGGCGACGTAACTGTAAGAGAGGATCGATTGTTTCTTACGGTCTTTGACTGGCCTCGCTCGGGAACACTTTATTTGCCAGGGCTCAAGACCAAGGTGAAGTCCGCACGTTTGCTAAACGGCACTGCGTCGACAGAACTTGAGTTTGACACATTGAATGGTTGGACTTGCTTCGAGCTCCCCGCACTGGCTCCCGAAGCGCTAGCGTCGGTGGTCGAAGTCGAGCTGGAAGGCGCACCCGTGGCTGATCCCACCTGGGGCTTGGATCCTGAGCTACCAACACGAATCGAAGCGGAATTTGCGACTGCATCTGGTGCAAAGCTGAGCAAAGAGCGCTGGATGGAAAAGTTCGGTGAATGGAAGCATGTGAAGCAAGTTTCTGACTGGAATCAGGGGAAGGGCGTTGCAACTTGGACAGTGGATGTGCTCGTGCCTGGTGATTATCTAGTGGATCTGACGTATACAGGCGAGGGACGTCTGGTTTGGCAGGTTGAGGTTGAAGGAGGAGAGCGTATTCGTAATCAGCTAAGTGCCTCGTCTATCTACCATGCACAGCCAGTCGGGTTGTTGAATTTTCCGAAAGAGGGACGCTATCAGGTGAATGTATCTTGTTTAGAGGATGCGGCTAAGTCTGCGAGTCTGAGCACGATTACGTTCCGCAGGGCCGAGTAGCCTCGGCCTGAGTGACTGTCGGCTTTTGCCGATAGTCACTCGATCGATCCACTTTGAGTCGGTATCGAGCATCCTCTGGTAGTGTGCGTGCGTCGCTCTTCCTACGCATCGCCCTTCGGTGATGCAGGCTGCTGCCGCTTCAGCCTCTTTGAGCTGGTTTCGGTTATGCTGAGTGGCGCAGGGGCTGTATCTCTGACTTCGAGCGCGCTGTTGATTTAACTGTTTAGCGCCGCTTCGACTGCTTTTGATAACCCTGCGCCGACACCAGATGCTTTCGAGTATTCTGGCCAGCGTGCTGTGACTGCGGACACTGCGTGAAACATCGCGTCAATTTCGCTCCGTGAGATGCCGAGAGGCTCTGCGATCTTAGCAAAATCAGCAGCGCTGATGCCAGAGCGCTTGCCGTTTACAGAGAGCCAATTGCCTTGAGTCTGATTTTGAG
The window above is part of the Lentimonas sp. CC4 genome. Proteins encoded here:
- a CDS encoding discoidin domain-containing protein codes for the protein MTDTLVIKRAMRLLLSACAVALSLTSLSAKSEVDFEAFLGQHDMVWDRVPTRWEIAPYTGNGNVGFLFYQPKEAASNVISLYVGRHDYYDHRLPYEGNDLLWIYRGRLPLGHFNLESKGDIIDVNMRLDLWDAELAGEITTTEGTYSILGLSHSETDVIFFETDAQGGESITISWHPEVPYASVRKTLDGGGGPKGGSWDKMRNAPYPLPPEPVWGKGNQMEFCKQVLVDGRGETTTGWDIRGDSSGKQRMIASIHHSFPESDSLEIVTENLIVARELFAAGQFFSSHQQWWHDYYPLSFLTINDAEKEAFYWIQMYKLGSAMRENGPILDLMGPWYHKTFWPMVWGDLNVQLQYWTHLTSNRLLVGESLPNNLDKYTSNMLQNVPDHWEDSVSISTCFPQDMLGKSGGGVPDMIAWIMHNYWLHCEYAGDRERMRDGVFPLLRKVGNSYLNYLKDNPVVSEDGTIHIKHSWSPEYPGGRGQDVNFTIGLMNWTFQTLQDLNAEFGLNDPLQSTWQNVTDNLVDYQIDENGLRIGKDIPFDKPHRHYSHLLPMYPLALITPEDEDDAAMLRKTLDHWLYVSLNLEKKDSAMSVTGYTATGAASMYATLGDAEQAYYYLDFLIKHKNVSSTTMYAEGNPVIESPLSFATALHDMLLQSWGGKIRVFPGTPELWGDVAFDQLRTQGAFLVSAKRKGGVTQFVTLESLIGSPCQVKTDVANPKVYIDGVLARSSQIKQMADGFIAIDLKQGQTATLVPVALDQADLTIEPISVPEADLNIFGLNAKSADRIPGHDYYIKKGGSRAKSGSSASMQPSTKAYPLSTTSKARYVRIELPGDARVLSLAEVEVIAGGKNVALHQSATQSSTSAGGDADRAVDGNVDGDYNNKSVTHTSESTNPWWEVDLGGVVRVEQLNIYNRRGNSDRLEGFSVTLLDAQRQPVFSQAQVPECAVIQFK
- a CDS encoding arylsulfatase, whose protein sequence is MKSSYLTFLSLCVASLLFGGDKPNIVFILADDMGYGDVQVLNPERCKIPTPNINALAKGGMIFTDAHTSSSVCTPARYGLMTGRYNWRSKMQRGVLNGYGKPLIPATRTTVASLLKAQGYNTTMIGKWHLGLNMPTIENKPLNQKGLTNIDWSGTIAEGPYNLGFDYYFGIAASLDMPPYIYIENDEFVGEATTLKAFKRKGAAQAGFEAVNVLDDLADKAVEFIHSQDAATPFFAYIALPSPHTPIVPTLKWQGKSELGAYGDFMMQTDAFVGAIMNAIEAAGLTENTILIVTSDNGCSKAARIERLQAKGHFPSAGFRGSKSDLWDGGHRVPFIVRWPASVEAGATSGELICLTDVLATFADLTVSEVPENAGEDSVSFLPALYGKEIQSTRKGIIHHSISGHFAYREGKWKLLLAKGSGGWTSPTETEASGESVMGQLYDLESDPGETTNLYDSQPEVVERLLAQLTTYVEAGRSTEGPPSSNDVEAIKIWK
- a CDS encoding prepilin-type N-terminal cleavage/methylation domain-containing protein, with amino-acid sequence MKNIRKNSAFTLIELLTVIAIVAILAAILIPAVGRVRENANQAKCVSNLRQLATAANMYAAENHGNFPALNAETEDKPQVPWFTQLRKYIDIEDSNEPIELINCPASEHYMEVDGTRRVTHAYGWNSKLIPDTRTKSNGTKPAPYKTLNVKRPSETIMIADAGQRYPSGWGFGYFAISRSYNAATAESVLPDGSFTGYGASSSNPSFSTRHGGRGNAAFVDGHVESFAWGEIKEKHVYIED
- a CDS encoding sulfatase-like hydrolase/transferase yields the protein MRLHHSIYTLLLLSMGCHVLAASGSKSDIKRSAEDRPNLIFIFADDWGYGDLGIHGSTFCETPRLDQMAAEGTDFQNFTVNHPVCSPSRTAVMTGQFPARHSVHQHFASTEHHERAGMPDWLDPKAPMLPRMLKEAGYATAHFGKWHLSNDHISDAPMPPQYGYDEFGAFNLPSNAPEQMPTTSTIPRAIDFIQRHQDEPFFINLWIHETHTPHYPLPQYLEQFETLDEQQQVYAAIVAEGDAGVGRILDTLNDLGLDENTLVIFSSDNGPEWTGSKKEVDDTSTGPGLGSYYSVGESGGLKGKKRSLYAGGIRVPFIAHWPGVIPAGRVDRDSVLTAVDILPTFTELAQVALPDGYEPDGVSMVSALKGDAFTRNLPIFWEWRPARENPIVWPHLGIREGDWKLLYNESLGKAELYNIKNDWAEETDLSSQYPEVVAALEKKLQQWQETIPTEPPADCFSSDH
- a CDS encoding alpha-L-fucosidase, producing the protein MLLKKITLAGLCSAALVSSAVGQGMDEMWGQEVVKLRAENAERGQLFDEGNYAMFIHWGLYSQLANKVDGQTYYGIGEWIMHDRMAGIENETYKELAGTFNPVNFDAQAIAQLAKDAGMKYVVITSKHHDGFAMYDSDSSDFNIVDATPWAKDPMHELADACRELGLGFGFYYSHNQDWTTPGAKGGPKNADGSVATFKDYFYAKCLPQVEEITSQYGPIEIVWFDTPGNMPKQYVEELIEVVHKNQPNALVAGRAGHGLGDYQCLGDMEVPLRNVAGMWESVDTTNDSWAFAWYDENWKSPTEILKRVIGTVARGGTYMLNIGPRGDGSVPERAAHSLRVSGEWIQSYPQAVYGVDASPWEHALPWGDVTVREDRLFLTVFDWPRSGTLYLPGLKTKVKSARLLNGTASTELEFDTLNGWTCFELPALAPEALASVVEVELEGAPVADPTWGLDPELPTRIEAEFATASGAKLSKERWMEKFGEWKHVKQVSDWNQGKGVATWTVDVLVPGDYLVDLTYTGEGRLVWQVEVEGGERIRNQLSASSIYHAQPVGLLNFPKEGRYQVNVSCLEDAAKSASLSTITFRRAE